One region of Salvia miltiorrhiza cultivar Shanhuang (shh) chromosome 3, IMPLAD_Smil_shh, whole genome shotgun sequence genomic DNA includes:
- the LOC131016163 gene encoding peroxidase 5-like, with amino-acid sequence MSSKLLQTLTTALLCFCIVKTATAQLQVGFYQRSCGFAEFFVKQQVRAAFINDNGVAAGLVRLHFHDCFVMGCDGSVLLDSTKSNTAEKDSPPNNPSLRGFEAVDSIKTILEAMCPGVVSCADILAFAARDSIEITGGLGYDVPAGRRDGRVSLASEALKNLPPPTLDVNQLTNAFANKGLTQEEMVTLSGAHTLGRSHCTSFTNRLYNFNSNSSIDPTLDAMYASQLRRQCPQGGDASLVVPMEATPATADVAYYRGVATNRGLFTSDQTLLTDGKTKAQVFQNAQNPFLWRSKFASAMVNMGKIGVLTGNTGEIRKNCRVINS; translated from the exons ATGAGTTCTAAACTGCTTCAAACCCTCACTACAGCACTCCTATGTTTCTGCATTGTCAAGACAGCAACAGCTCAGCTTCAAGTGGGGTTCTATCAACGTTCGTGTGGCTTTGCTGAGTTCTTTGTGAAGCAACAAGTTCGAGCTGCATTCATCAATGACAACGGAGTTGCTGCAGGCCTTGTTAGGCTTCATTTTCATGACTGTTTTGTGATG GGCTGTGATGGCTCTGTGCTGCTAGACTCCACCAAATCAAACACGGCAGAGAAGGATTCGCCTCCGAATAATCCAAGCCTTCGAGGATTTGAAGCTGTTGACAGCATCAAGACTATCCTCGAGGCCATGTGCCCGGGCGTAGTCTCTTGTGCTGATATACTCGCATTTGCAGCAAGGGATAGCATTGAGATC ACCGGAGGGCTAGGGTACGACGTCCCTGCTGGGAGGAGAGATGGTAGAGTTTCTTTAGCTTCTGAGGCATTGAAAAACCTACCACCACCAACACTCGATGTGAATCAACTCACAAACGCATTTGCAAACAAGGGCTTAACACAAGAGGAAATGGTCACCCTTTCTG GGGCGCACACGTTGGGGCGGTCCCACTGCACGTCTTTCACGAACCGGCTCTACAATTTCAACTCGAACTCGAGCATAGACCCAACTCTGGATGCTATGTATGCAAGCCAGCTCAGGCGACAGTGCCCGCAGGGCGGTGATGCAAGCCTGGTGGTGCCGATGGAGGCCACCCCCGCCACAGCTGACGTGGCATACTACAGAGGTGTGGCAACAAATAGAGGGTTGTTCACGTCGGATCAAACGTTGTTGACGGATGGAAAAACAAAAGCCCAAGTATTCCAAAATGCTCAGAACCCATTCCTTTGGAGAAGCAAGTTTGCTTCTGCAATGGTGAATATGGGAAAGATTGGAGTTTTAACTGGTAATACTGGTGAGATTCGAAAGAACTGTAGAGTGATTAACAGCTAA
- the LOC131016164 gene encoding nascent polypeptide-associated complex subunit alpha-like protein 2 produces MPGPVVEETEAEKKLLDEPVVEDVKEDEDHDDDMDDSDDEDDDKDDGTLGGTEGSKQSRSEKKSRKAMLKLGMKPVLGVSRVTIKRTKNILFFISKPDVFKSPNSETYVIFGEAKIEDLSSQLQTQAAQQFRMPDMGSVMAKSELTASAASAQADEEEEEVDETGVEPRDIDLVMTQAGVSRTKAVKALKTHNGDIVSAIMELTT; encoded by the exons ATGCCTGGTCCCGTCGTCGAAGAGACTGAAGCCGAGAAAAAGCTTTTG GATGAGCCAGTGGTGGAGGACGTGAAGGAAGATGAGGACCATGATGATGATATGGATGATTCCGACGATGAAGATGATGACAAGGACGACGGAACTCTAG GTGGAACTGAAGGTTCCAAGCAAAGCAGAAGTGAGAAAAAGAGCCGTAAGGCCATGTTGAAGCTTGGCATGAAGCCCGTTCTTGGTGTTAGCAGAGTCACAATTAAGAGAACCAAAAAC ATATTGTTTTTCATCTCAAAACCTGATGTCTTCAAGAGCCCGAACTCCGAGACCTATGTCATCTTCGGAGAGGCCAAGATTGAGGACTTGAGCTCTCAGCTCCAGACCCAGGCTGCTCAACAGTTCAGGATGCCAGATATGGGCTCTGTGATGGCTAAGTCAGAGCTAACTGCCTCGGCTGCATCTGCCCAAGcggatgaggaagaggaagaggtcGATGAGACAGGTGTCGAGCCCCGTGACATTGATCTGGTCATGACGCAAGCGGGGGTGTCGAGGACCAAGGCAGTCAAGGCCCTCAAAACTCACAATGGGGACATTGTGAGTGCTATCATGGAGCTTACAACCTAG
- the LOC131016165 gene encoding RPM1 interacting protein 13-like, whose translation MGSKYAVKKRRVQRDPKMAVKQEVIEIDDSCPSPVQNGTPLRPMFCLKNREEIKKFEQEEECFILEFDPYHNLDVAKLPSNAEAEFSIVAETGQVACRDYPHPRNTCAKFPFNQTPHDKHCKMCYCYVCDLSAPCLKWTGSSGHCHAFKNEAWDDEKRVRRQVTKTV comes from the exons ATGGGCAGTAAATACGCTGTGAAGAAACGGAGAGTTCAGAGGGATCCGAAGATGGCCGTAAAACAGGAAGTGATCGAAATCGACGATTCGTGCCCTTCTCCCGTTCAAAACGGCACTCCTCTAAGACCTATGTTTTGTCTGAAAAATagagaagaaatcaagaaattcGAGCAGGAAGAAGAGTGCTTCATTCTTGAATTCGATCCCTACCATAACTTGGATGTGGCGAAGTTGCCTAGCAATGCTGAGGCCGAGTTCAGCATTGTTGCTGAGACGGGGCAG GTGGCATGTAGAGATTACCCACATCCGAGGAACACTTGTGCAAAATTTCCCTTCAACCAGACGCCTCACGACAAACACTGCAAAATG TGCTACTGTTATGTCTGTGATCTATCTGCTCCTTGTCTGAAGTGGACTGGATCATCTGGTCATTGCCATGCTTTCAAAAACGAGGCTTGGGACGACGAGAAGAGAGTAAGGAGACAAGTAACCAAGACTGTATAG